The following are from one region of the Paraglaciecola sp. L1A13 genome:
- a CDS encoding PspA/IM30 family protein produces MSVWRKLVTAVKGGATEAAQTVVDSQAIRILEQEIREAKDELRKSDHARTQILAKCKLAEQKVTSLQSSIEQYEAHARKAIDSDRQLALDCAQKVSDLKAEQEGEQKYLDQFKQSEKQLAANIGQAKGNLRRLEQQVDMVKATESVQKAQVAVSSRHLGANSKMKTATESLQRIQDKQTLRDAELQAAQELATEESSDDLEKRLSQAGIKGGQTSADDELSRILGK; encoded by the coding sequence ATGTCAGTTTGGAGAAAATTAGTGACCGCCGTTAAAGGTGGTGCCACCGAAGCCGCGCAAACAGTTGTAGATAGCCAGGCCATTCGTATCCTTGAGCAAGAGATCCGCGAAGCAAAAGATGAATTGCGCAAATCAGACCACGCTCGCACGCAAATTTTAGCCAAGTGTAAACTCGCTGAGCAAAAAGTAACTAGCTTGCAATCATCTATTGAACAGTACGAAGCCCATGCTCGTAAGGCGATTGATTCAGATCGCCAATTAGCACTCGATTGCGCACAAAAAGTCAGTGACTTAAAAGCGGAACAAGAAGGCGAGCAAAAATATCTTGATCAATTTAAGCAATCGGAAAAGCAATTAGCGGCGAATATCGGTCAAGCTAAAGGTAACTTGCGTCGCCTAGAACAGCAGGTCGACATGGTAAAGGCCACTGAATCTGTGCAAAAAGCGCAAGTTGCGGTTTCATCTCGCCATTTAGGTGCAAACAGTAAGATGAAAACGGCCACTGAGTCGCTGCAACGTATTCAAGACAAACAAACATTGCGAGATGCAGAATTGCAAGCGGCACAGGAATTAGCTACTGAAGAGTCAAGTGACGATTTAGAAAAGCGCTTATCTCAAGCTGGCATTAAGGGCGGTCAAACATCAGCCGACGATGAACTTAGCCGTATCTTAGGTAAGTAA
- the queA gene encoding tRNA preQ1(34) S-adenosylmethionine ribosyltransferase-isomerase QueA gives MKVSEFQFDLPETLIARYPTKERTASRLMHLSVDGLEHLQFTDVIDLINPGDLLIFNNTRVIPARLLGQKASGGKVEVLIERIIDEHHVLAHVRASKSPKEGTRLLLEGSVEMEMVGRQDALFELKLLNPEPILEILEQYGHMPLPPYIDRPDEESDKERYQTVYNQKPGAVAAPTAGLHFDEGILKQLKDKGVNSEFVTLHVGAGTFQPVRVDNILEHKMHSEYAEVPESVISAIAQTKAAGKRVIAVGTTSVRSLESAAQAAVKNGTELAPFFSDTDIFIYPGYKFQLIDAMLTNFHLSESTLIMLVSAFAGKENVMDAYQQAIDRKYRFFSYGDAMFIEKNQA, from the coding sequence ATGAAAGTTTCCGAATTCCAGTTTGATTTACCCGAAACCTTGATCGCACGTTACCCAACTAAGGAACGCACGGCCAGCCGCTTAATGCACCTGTCTGTCGACGGTCTTGAGCATCTACAATTTACTGACGTGATCGATTTAATCAATCCTGGTGATTTGCTGATATTCAACAATACCCGTGTTATCCCTGCGCGCCTGCTAGGGCAAAAGGCGTCGGGGGGGAAAGTTGAGGTATTAATTGAGCGGATTATTGATGAGCATCATGTGCTGGCTCATGTCCGGGCGAGTAAATCGCCAAAAGAAGGAACGCGATTATTGCTTGAAGGCAGCGTTGAAATGGAGATGGTTGGCCGTCAAGACGCTTTGTTTGAACTGAAGTTGCTAAATCCCGAACCTATTCTTGAGATTCTTGAGCAATATGGTCATATGCCGTTGCCTCCCTACATCGACCGACCTGATGAAGAATCGGACAAAGAACGCTACCAAACTGTTTATAATCAGAAGCCTGGTGCCGTCGCAGCACCAACCGCAGGCTTGCATTTTGATGAAGGTATACTCAAGCAGTTAAAAGACAAAGGGGTTAATAGCGAATTTGTAACACTGCATGTTGGCGCAGGCACTTTTCAACCTGTTCGTGTTGACAATATTCTTGAACATAAAATGCATTCTGAATATGCCGAGGTGCCTGAAAGTGTTATCAGCGCTATCGCTCAAACTAAAGCGGCTGGAAAGCGGGTGATAGCAGTGGGCACTACGTCTGTGCGGTCCCTTGAGTCAGCGGCTCAAGCTGCTGTAAAAAATGGAACTGAGCTGGCACCTTTTTTCAGTGATACTGATATTTTTATTTATCCGGGTTATAAATTCCAATTGATTGATGCCATGTTGACCAATTTTCACTTGTCTGAGTCGACGCTTATTATGCTTGTCAGTGCGTTTGCTGGTAAAGAGAATGTGATGGACGCTTATCAACAAGCTATTGATCGAAAGTATCGTTTTTTTAGTTATGGAGACGCTATGTTCATTGAGAAAAATCAGGCATAA
- a CDS encoding YjfI family protein, translated as MTWDLNQLETLFSDNQDLVVTREENCLLIANSDGVDAWLAISGEQILVESLLFSLSEVKDKHALNEEILKSHMIFPLTTVGISNVAGDEYYTAFGSLSSQSKPESVMIEVQTLFQNVEAFLDAYAEHLH; from the coding sequence ATGACATGGGATCTTAACCAACTTGAGACCCTTTTTAGTGACAACCAAGATCTCGTTGTTACCCGTGAAGAAAATTGTTTATTAATTGCCAACAGCGACGGTGTTGATGCGTGGTTAGCCATTAGCGGAGAACAAATACTTGTTGAGTCGCTATTGTTTTCATTAAGTGAAGTGAAAGACAAACATGCTTTAAATGAAGAAATTTTAAAGTCTCATATGATTTTCCCATTAACGACTGTGGGTATTTCAAATGTCGCAGGCGATGAATATTACACAGCATTCGGTTCACTTAGCTCACAATCTAAACCTGAGAGCGTGATGATCGAAGTGCAGACATTGTTTCAAAATGTAGAAGCATTTTTAGATGCTTATGCAGAACATTTACATTAA
- a CDS encoding DUF6471 domain-containing protein: MQNNLDGQTAKQNNSASADWRQVVQRLVKAEMSKRGVKYQDLSERLVTIGVNQSADNLRNKVNKGILGADLLLQIMYVLNMRRIERDDIVDMFSDMGQDLAQ, from the coding sequence ATGCAAAATAACCTAGATGGTCAGACAGCAAAACAGAACAATAGTGCCTCAGCAGATTGGCGGCAAGTGGTGCAGCGTCTAGTAAAAGCTGAAATGTCTAAGCGCGGCGTGAAGTATCAAGATCTTAGCGAACGGTTAGTGACTATCGGTGTTAATCAAAGCGCAGATAACCTGCGCAATAAAGTTAATAAGGGGATTTTGGGTGCTGATTTGTTGTTACAAATCATGTATGTGTTGAATATGCGTCGTATTGAGCGCGACGATATCGTGGATATGTTCAGCGACATGGGGCAAGATCTCGCGCAATAA